In a genomic window of Pseudomonas putida:
- a CDS encoding precorrin-2 C(20)-methyltransferase, translated as MQQPGRLIGLGVGPGDPELITVKALRLLRESPVVAYFVAKGKKGNAFGIIEAHLQDAQSLLPLVYPVTTEALPAPLSYEQVISDFYDTASEQLAVHLDAGRDVAVICEGDPFFYGSYMYLHDRLAERYQAEVVPGVCSMLGGASVLGAPLVYRNQSLSVLSGVLPHDELKRRLADANAAVIMKLGRNFPKVRQVLEELGLAERALYVERATMANQKIVPLDEVEPMSSPYFSLIIVPGERWQG; from the coding sequence ATGCAGCAACCTGGACGTTTGATTGGCCTGGGCGTCGGCCCCGGTGATCCGGAGCTGATTACCGTCAAGGCCTTGCGCCTGCTGCGTGAGTCGCCGGTGGTGGCGTACTTCGTCGCCAAGGGTAAAAAAGGCAATGCGTTCGGCATCATCGAGGCGCACCTGCAGGACGCGCAGTCACTGCTGCCACTGGTTTACCCGGTGACCACCGAGGCGTTGCCCGCACCGCTGTCCTATGAGCAGGTGATCAGCGACTTCTACGATACCGCCAGCGAACAACTGGCCGTGCACCTGGATGCGGGCCGCGATGTGGCGGTGATCTGCGAGGGTGATCCGTTCTTTTACGGTTCCTACATGTACCTGCACGATCGGCTCGCTGAGCGCTATCAGGCCGAAGTGGTGCCCGGCGTGTGCTCGATGCTCGGTGGTGCTTCGGTTCTCGGTGCGCCGCTGGTGTATCGCAATCAGAGCCTGTCGGTGTTGTCCGGCGTACTGCCCCATGACGAACTCAAGCGCCGCCTGGCCGATGCCAATGCCGCGGTGATCATGAAGCTGGGGCGCAACTTCCCCAAGGTTCGCCAGGTGCTGGAAGAGCTGGGCTTGGCCGAGCGTGCGCTGTACGTCGAGCGAGCGACCATGGCCAATCAGAAAATCGTCCCGCTGGATGAAGTGGAGCCGATGTCGTCGCCGTATTTCTCCTTGATCATCGTTCCCGGTGAGAGGTGGCAAGGCTGA
- the cobJ gene encoding precorrin-3B C(17)-methyltransferase: MTRSVPAIVILGNGSLATARTIAQLYPGALIHGLDGRVDGVDRVYQEFGATLRELYQQDTPIIALCAAGIVIRTLAPLLLEKGAEPPVLAVAEDGSAVVPLLGGLGGVNVMAREIAAGLNVAAAITTSGELRFGTCLLNPPSGYALADLELGKRFVSDLLAGESVRIEGPAPWLAQAQLPEDAQARLAVHVGPEERAPAANELLIYPRSVLVAVSAGIVDVSKAIRQALHQAQIAVQSVACLLAADTEMTSVELREAALELGVPLRFTSAGQANVERARDAVAQPVSMLGDEKIAIAVAEQPLDLSQIGRPRGRLAVVGLGPGAAELMVPAVKAELARANDVLGYETYVRMAGPFRDDQVLHCTDNREEMQRARHAFELAAQGRSVVVVSSGDPGVFAMAAAVLEALHESSDPAWHSVDLEMLPGVSASLATAAQAGAPLGHDFCVMSLSDNLKPWSIIETRLDLAARADLALAFYNPISRSRPWQLGQALEIVSRHREPQTPVVLGRDIGRPGQTLQVTTLGELSVDQVDMRTMVLIGSSTTRVIPRADGRPWVYTPRSYGDKLTPIP, encoded by the coding sequence ATGACCCGTTCAGTTCCGGCGATAGTCATTCTCGGCAATGGCAGCCTCGCCACTGCGCGCACTATCGCGCAGTTGTACCCCGGCGCCCTGATCCATGGCCTGGACGGCCGGGTCGACGGCGTCGATCGTGTGTATCAAGAGTTCGGCGCGACCCTGCGCGAACTTTATCAACAGGACACGCCGATCATCGCCCTGTGCGCTGCGGGCATCGTGATTCGTACCCTGGCGCCGTTGCTACTGGAAAAAGGCGCGGAGCCTCCGGTGCTGGCCGTGGCAGAAGACGGCAGTGCGGTGGTGCCACTGCTGGGTGGTCTGGGGGGCGTGAACGTGATGGCGCGAGAGATCGCCGCCGGTTTGAACGTGGCCGCCGCCATTACCACCAGCGGCGAGCTGCGTTTCGGCACTTGCCTGCTCAATCCTCCCAGCGGTTATGCCCTTGCGGATCTGGAACTGGGTAAGCGTTTCGTGTCGGATTTGCTGGCCGGTGAATCGGTGCGCATCGAAGGCCCGGCGCCTTGGCTGGCGCAGGCGCAATTGCCCGAGGATGCCCAGGCGCGACTGGCAGTGCATGTCGGCCCTGAGGAAAGAGCTCCGGCGGCGAACGAATTGCTGATTTATCCGCGCAGTGTGCTGGTGGCGGTCAGCGCCGGGATCGTGGACGTGTCGAAGGCGATTCGCCAGGCATTGCATCAGGCGCAAATCGCGGTGCAATCGGTAGCGTGTTTGCTGGCGGCAGATACGGAGATGACCAGCGTCGAACTGCGTGAAGCGGCGCTTGAACTGGGCGTGCCGTTGCGCTTCACCAGTGCTGGTCAGGCAAATGTCGAGCGGGCCCGCGATGCGGTTGCTCAGCCGGTTTCCATGCTCGGTGATGAGAAAATCGCGATTGCGGTCGCCGAACAACCGTTGGACTTATCACAGATTGGCCGTCCTCGCGGACGTCTGGCGGTGGTCGGTCTTGGCCCAGGTGCTGCCGAACTGATGGTGCCGGCCGTGAAGGCCGAACTGGCTCGAGCCAATGACGTGCTGGGTTATGAAACCTATGTGCGCATGGCCGGACCGTTCCGGGATGATCAAGTGCTGCATTGCACTGACAACCGTGAAGAAATGCAGCGGGCAAGACATGCCTTTGAACTGGCGGCTCAAGGGCGCTCGGTGGTGGTGGTTTCGTCGGGAGACCCGGGCGTTTTCGCCATGGCCGCCGCTGTGCTTGAAGCGTTGCACGAGTCCAGCGATCCCGCGTGGCACAGCGTTGACCTGGAAATGCTGCCGGGCGTCTCTGCGTCACTGGCGACGGCCGCCCAGGCCGGTGCGCCGTTGGGGCATGACTTCTGTGTGATGTCGCTGTCGGACAACCTCAAACCCTGGTCGATCATTGAGACGCGCCTTGATCTGGCGGCCCGGGCTGATCTGGCCCTGGCGTTCTACAACCCGATCTCGCGTTCGCGTCCATGGCAGTTGGGGCAGGCGCTGGAAATCGTTTCCCGACACCGCGAACCCCAAACACCGGTGGTGCTGGGGCGGGACATCGGCCGGCCGGGGCAGACCCTGCAGGTCACCACCCTCGGTGAGTTGAGTGTCGATCAGGTGGACATGCGGACCATGGTCCTCATCGGGTCTTCGACGACGCGGGTGATTCCTCGTGCCGATGGTCGTCCCTGGGTTTACACGCCGCGCAGTTATGGCGACAAACTCACGCCTATCCCGTAA
- a CDS encoding MarC family protein → MLHVLFSVYLKMLVLYSPFFVLSCFISLTRGYSRKEQHRLAWKVAIATLVSSVLLYLFGRVIFSVFGITVDAFRIGAGSVLFISALGMAQGKSAVQTDNVQQDVTIVPLTIPLTVGPGTIGALLVMGISQPHWDDKFIAIVSIALASFTVGVVLYLSNRIERILGDQGLQIVSRLMGLFVCALAAQIIFTGVKGYLVP, encoded by the coding sequence ATGCTTCACGTGTTGTTCAGTGTTTACCTGAAGATGCTGGTGCTCTACAGCCCGTTCTTCGTGTTGTCCTGCTTCATCAGCCTGACTCGCGGTTACTCGCGCAAGGAACAACATCGGCTGGCCTGGAAAGTGGCGATCGCCACGCTGGTCTCCAGTGTCCTGCTGTATTTGTTTGGCCGGGTGATTTTCAGTGTCTTTGGCATCACCGTGGACGCCTTCCGCATTGGCGCCGGCAGCGTACTGTTCATCTCGGCATTGGGCATGGCTCAGGGCAAGTCGGCGGTGCAGACCGACAATGTGCAGCAGGACGTGACCATCGTTCCACTCACCATCCCGCTGACGGTCGGCCCCGGTACCATCGGTGCCTTGCTGGTGATGGGCATCAGTCAGCCGCATTGGGACGATAAATTCATTGCCATTGTCAGCATTGCCCTGGCCAGTTTTACGGTTGGCGTGGTGTTGTATCTGTCCAACCGTATCGAGCGCATTCTCGGCGATCAGGGCTTGCAGATTGTCAGCCGGCTGATGGGGTTGTTCGTATGCGCCCTTGCAGCGCAGATTATTTTTACCGGGGTCAAAGGTTACCTCGTCCCCTGA
- a CDS encoding hybrid sensor histidine kinase/response regulator produces MRWLRIAIGFTVTLLTLLCMLPAQAGQGSALAILFDDQGDLQLSDVRSARYTNQFSPTDLERITAAEPGGALWLRFRLAPGRHEQLLKVFAPDLQQLNMYVLDGDKLIEQSNTGNRQPQADRPLPSNDFMLPLPQVNKPLDVYVRLVSEHQLRPYVSLEPAVMAAASQGQSLVYGLLLGCLGMLMLYNLIRYAYSRSRSSLWLAACVALLMLSTVLLLNLAGGLLPDWQALQTPGAYLALLLTAPCGLMFAYRFYSPLGPHPLNRLLLGEILLIMTCGLLLLFVNTLPLNLITYGLVALAGLTMLFVSLHHLQKGYRPARLFVAAMVVFNLGTLIILPALLGLTLTEPHGLISILLAFICISGLLMSIALSERQRRITEDRFSVSRDLAASNAEINAKAEFLAKISHEIRTPMNGVLGMTELLLGTPLSVKQRDYVQTIHSAGNELLTLINEILDISKLESGQIELDDVQFDLNALIEDCLSIFRAKAEQQNVELISFIQPQVPRVISGDPTRLRQTLLSLLENALKKTDEGEVLIVVALDELGAKPRLRIAVQDSGEPMDADEREALMQAELHSKQFLSANRLSGNLGLVIARQLIRLMHGEFGIKSGSNQGSTLWLTLPLDPDRLEHPTSDLDGPLQGARVLVVDDNDTCRKVLVQQCSAWGLNVSAVASGKEALALLRTKAHLRDYFDVVLLDQNMPGMTGMQLAAKIKEDPSLNHDILLIMLTGISNAPSKIIARNSGIKRILAKPVAGYTLKTTLADELNQRNKGHAVTQIPAVGATLPVKVPSDFRILVAEDNSISTKVIRGMLGKLNLQPDTASNGEEALQAMKAQRYDLVLMDCEMPILDGFSATQQLRAWEVGNQRTRTPVVALTAHILAEHKERARQAGMDGHMAKPVELSQLRELIEHWVAQRDLQSRTASPTS; encoded by the coding sequence GTGCGCTGGCTCAGGATTGCCATAGGTTTTACCGTCACCCTGCTGACCCTGCTCTGCATGCTTCCGGCCCAGGCCGGCCAAGGCAGTGCGCTGGCGATATTGTTCGACGACCAGGGCGACCTGCAACTGAGCGATGTCCGTTCAGCCCGTTACACCAATCAATTCAGTCCAACGGACCTTGAACGCATCACGGCCGCCGAGCCTGGCGGTGCGCTCTGGTTGCGTTTTCGTCTTGCCCCGGGCAGGCATGAACAACTGCTGAAAGTGTTCGCGCCCGACCTGCAGCAACTCAACATGTATGTGCTGGACGGCGACAAGCTGATCGAGCAATCCAATACCGGCAACAGACAGCCCCAGGCCGATCGGCCACTGCCCAGCAACGATTTCATGCTGCCACTGCCGCAAGTCAACAAGCCCCTCGACGTTTACGTGCGACTGGTTTCCGAGCACCAGCTGCGACCCTACGTGTCCCTGGAACCGGCTGTGATGGCCGCCGCCAGCCAGGGCCAGTCGCTGGTCTATGGCCTGTTGCTTGGCTGCCTCGGCATGCTGATGCTGTACAACCTCATCCGTTACGCCTACAGCCGCTCGCGCAGCAGTTTGTGGCTGGCGGCCTGTGTAGCGCTGCTGATGCTCAGCACGGTTCTGCTACTGAACCTCGCGGGCGGCCTGCTGCCCGACTGGCAAGCCCTGCAGACGCCTGGCGCTTATCTCGCCCTGTTGCTCACCGCACCCTGCGGCCTGATGTTCGCCTATCGCTTCTATTCCCCCTTGGGCCCGCATCCGCTGAACAGACTGCTGCTGGGCGAAATTCTGTTGATCATGACCTGTGGTCTGTTGCTGCTTTTCGTCAACACATTGCCACTGAACCTCATCACCTACGGCCTCGTCGCCCTCGCGGGCCTGACCATGCTGTTTGTCAGCCTCCATCATTTGCAGAAAGGCTATCGTCCGGCCCGGCTGTTCGTTGCGGCCATGGTGGTATTCAATCTCGGCACCCTGATCATTCTGCCCGCCCTGCTCGGACTGACCCTGACCGAGCCCCACGGCTTGATCAGCATCCTGCTGGCGTTCATCTGCATCAGCGGCCTGCTGATGAGCATCGCCCTGAGTGAGCGCCAGCGCCGAATCACCGAAGATCGCTTCAGCGTCAGCCGCGATCTGGCAGCCAGCAATGCCGAGATCAACGCCAAGGCCGAATTCCTGGCCAAGATCAGCCACGAAATACGTACCCCGATGAATGGCGTACTGGGCATGACCGAATTGCTGCTGGGCACACCGTTGTCGGTCAAGCAACGCGACTATGTCCAGACCATCCACAGCGCCGGCAACGAACTGCTCACCCTGATCAACGAAATCCTCGACATTTCAAAGCTCGAATCCGGGCAGATCGAACTCGACGATGTGCAGTTCGACCTCAACGCGCTGATCGAGGACTGCCTGAGCATCTTCCGCGCCAAGGCCGAACAGCAGAACGTCGAGCTGATCAGCTTCATTCAGCCGCAGGTGCCGCGAGTCATCAGTGGTGACCCGACGCGCTTGCGCCAGACCCTCTTGAGCCTGCTTGAAAACGCGCTGAAGAAAACCGATGAGGGCGAGGTCCTGATCGTCGTGGCGCTTGACGAGCTCGGCGCCAAACCGCGCCTGCGCATCGCCGTGCAGGACAGCGGCGAACCCATGGACGCCGATGAGCGCGAGGCCTTGATGCAGGCCGAGCTGCACAGCAAGCAATTTCTCTCGGCCAACCGCCTGAGCGGCAACCTGGGGCTGGTGATCGCCCGTCAACTGATTCGCCTGATGCACGGCGAATTCGGCATCAAGAGCGGGAGCAATCAGGGCAGCACGCTATGGCTGACCTTGCCACTGGATCCCGATCGCCTCGAACACCCGACGTCCGACCTCGATGGCCCGTTGCAGGGCGCACGGGTGCTGGTGGTGGATGACAACGATACCTGTCGCAAAGTGCTGGTCCAGCAATGCAGTGCCTGGGGCCTGAATGTCAGCGCCGTGGCTTCCGGCAAGGAGGCGCTTGCCCTGCTGCGCACCAAGGCGCACTTGCGCGACTACTTCGATGTGGTCCTGCTGGACCAGAACATGCCCGGCATGACCGGCATGCAACTGGCGGCCAAGATCAAGGAAGACCCAAGCCTGAACCACGACATCCTGCTGATCATGCTCACCGGCATCAGCAATGCACCGAGCAAGATCATCGCGCGCAACTCGGGGATCAAACGCATCCTCGCCAAACCGGTGGCTGGCTACACCCTCAAAACCACCTTGGCCGATGAGCTGAACCAGCGTAATAAAGGGCATGCGGTCACTCAGATACCTGCGGTCGGGGCGACACTGCCGGTCAAGGTGCCAAGCGATTTCCGTATTCTGGTGGCCGAAGACAACAGCATCTCGACCAAGGTGATCCGCGGCATGCTGGGCAAGCTCAATCTGCAACCCGATACCGCCAGCAATGGCGAGGAAGCCTTGCAGGCCATGAAGGCGCAACGTTATGACCTGGTGCTGATGGACTGCGAAATGCCGATCCTCGATGGCTTCTCGGCGACCCAGCAATTGCGCGCCTGGGAAGTGGGCAACCAACGGACCCGCACTCCGGTGGTCGCATTGACCGCACACATCCTTGCCGAGCACAAGGAGCGCGCGCGCCAGGCCGGCATGGACGGGCACATGGCCAAACCGGTCGAACTGTCACAGTTGCGAGAGTTGATCGAGCATTGGGTTGCCCAACGCGATCTGCAGAGCCGCACCGCGTCGCCTACGTCCTGA
- the purD gene encoding phosphoribosylamine--glycine ligase: MNVLIIGSGGREHALAWKVAQDPRVQKVFVAPGNAGTAIEAKCENVAIDVLALEQLADFAEKNVSLTIVGPEVPLVAGVVDLFRSRGLDCFGPTAGAAQLEGSKAFTKDFLARHKIPTADYQNFTEIEPALAYLREKGAPIVIKADGLAAGKGVIVAMTLAEAEDAVRDMLAGNAFGDAGSRVVIEEFLDGEEASFIVMVDGKNVLPMATSQDHKRVGDGDTGPNTGGMGAYSPAPVVTSEVHKRVMDQVIWPTVRGMAEEGNVYTGFLYAGLMIDKAGNPKVIEFNCRFGDPETQPVMLRLQSSLVLLVEAALAQALDKVEAQWDPRSSVGIVLAAGGYPGDYAKGAAIKGLDAAAALEGKVFHAGTALKDGQVVTAGGRVLCATAMGDSVDAAQQQAYKLAASIDWEGCFYRKDIGYRAIARERGENQE, from the coding sequence ATGAATGTTTTGATCATTGGCAGCGGTGGCCGTGAACACGCCCTGGCCTGGAAAGTGGCTCAGGATCCGCGCGTACAGAAGGTGTTCGTGGCCCCGGGGAACGCCGGTACCGCCATTGAAGCCAAGTGCGAAAACGTCGCTATCGACGTACTGGCCCTGGAGCAACTGGCCGATTTCGCCGAGAAGAACGTTTCCCTGACCATCGTCGGCCCTGAAGTTCCACTGGTCGCCGGCGTCGTCGACCTGTTCCGCTCCCGAGGCCTGGACTGCTTCGGCCCGACCGCTGGCGCTGCCCAGCTGGAAGGCTCGAAAGCGTTCACCAAGGACTTCCTCGCCCGCCACAAGATCCCGACCGCCGACTATCAGAACTTCACCGAGATCGAGCCAGCCCTGGCTTATCTGCGTGAAAAAGGCGCACCGATCGTGATCAAGGCCGATGGCCTGGCCGCAGGTAAAGGTGTGATTGTCGCCATGACCCTCGCCGAAGCCGAAGACGCCGTGCGCGACATGCTGGCAGGCAATGCCTTCGGCGATGCCGGTTCGCGCGTGGTGATCGAAGAGTTCCTGGACGGCGAAGAAGCGAGCTTCATCGTCATGGTCGACGGCAAGAATGTCCTGCCGATGGCCACCAGCCAGGACCACAAGCGCGTCGGCGACGGCGACACCGGTCCGAACACCGGCGGCATGGGCGCCTACTCCCCTGCTCCGGTCGTGACCAGCGAAGTGCACAAACGTGTCATGGACCAGGTGATCTGGCCGACAGTTCGCGGCATGGCCGAGGAAGGGAACGTCTACACTGGCTTCCTGTACGCCGGCCTGATGATCGACAAGGCGGGCAATCCAAAGGTCATCGAGTTCAACTGCCGTTTCGGCGACCCTGAAACCCAACCGGTCATGCTGCGTCTGCAGTCGAGCCTGGTGCTGCTGGTTGAAGCGGCCCTGGCACAGGCACTGGACAAGGTCGAGGCACAATGGGATCCACGCTCGAGCGTCGGCATCGTTCTGGCTGCCGGCGGCTATCCTGGTGACTACGCCAAGGGCGCGGCGATCAAGGGTCTGGATGCAGCAGCAGCGCTGGAAGGCAAAGTGTTCCACGCCGGTACTGCACTGAAAGACGGTCAAGTGGTGACGGCCGGTGGTCGCGTACTTTGCGCCACCGCCATGGGTGACAGCGTTGATGCCGCTCAACAGCAGGCATACAAGTTGGCAGCCAGCATTGATTGGGAAGGCTGTTTCTATCGCAAGGACATTGGCTACCGTGCCATTGCCCGCGAGCGTGGCGAAAATCAGGAATAA
- the purH gene encoding bifunctional phosphoribosylaminoimidazolecarboxamide formyltransferase/IMP cyclohydrolase gives MTDQTTRLPIRRALISVSDKTGILEFAKELEALGVEILSTGGTFKLLQENGVAAVEVADYTGFAEMMDGRVKTLHPKIHGGILGRRGIDDAIMNENGIKPIDLVAVNLYPFEATISKPGCDLPTAIENIDIGGPTMVRSAAKNHKDVAIVVNASDYANVLENLKAGGLTYAQRFDLMLKAFEHTAAYDGMIANYMGTVNQAAETLSTEGRSEFPRTFNTQFIKAQEMRYGENPHQSAAFYVEAKPAEVGIATATQLQGKELSYNNVADTDAALECVKSFVKPACVIVKHANPCGVAVSPDAEGGIRKAYDLAYATDTESAFGGIIAFNRELDAETAKAIVERQFVEVIIAPSVSEEARAIVAAKANVRLLACGEWSADRAAAWDYKRVNGGLLVQSRDIGMIGADDLKVVTKRAPTEQEIHDLIFAWKVAKYVKSNAIVYAKNRQTIGVGAGQMSRVNSARIAAIKAEHAGLQVQGAVMASDAFFPFRDGIDNAAKAGITAVIQPGGSMRDNEVIAAADEAGIAMVFTGMRHFRH, from the coding sequence ATGACCGACCAGACTACCCGCCTGCCGATCCGCCGCGCCTTGATCAGTGTTTCCGACAAGACCGGGATCCTCGAATTCGCCAAAGAGCTTGAAGCCCTGGGCGTCGAGATTCTCTCCACCGGCGGGACGTTCAAGCTGCTGCAGGAAAACGGCGTTGCCGCAGTGGAAGTCGCCGATTACACCGGCTTCGCGGAAATGATGGACGGCCGGGTGAAAACCCTGCACCCGAAAATCCACGGCGGGATCCTCGGTCGTCGCGGTATCGACGACGCCATCATGAACGAGAACGGCATCAAGCCGATCGATCTGGTAGCAGTGAACCTCTACCCGTTCGAAGCCACCATCAGCAAACCTGGCTGCGACCTGCCGACCGCCATCGAGAACATCGACATCGGTGGCCCGACCATGGTCCGTTCCGCCGCCAAGAACCACAAAGACGTGGCCATCGTGGTCAATGCCAGCGACTACGCCAACGTCCTGGAAAACCTCAAGGCCGGCGGCCTCACCTACGCCCAGCGTTTCGACCTGATGCTCAAGGCGTTCGAACACACCGCCGCCTACGACGGCATGATCGCCAACTACATGGGCACCGTGAACCAGGCCGCTGAAACCCTGAGCACGGAAGGTCGCAGCGAATTCCCGCGCACCTTCAACACTCAGTTCATCAAGGCCCAGGAAATGCGCTACGGCGAGAACCCGCACCAGAGCGCGGCGTTCTACGTGGAAGCCAAGCCTGCCGAAGTCGGCATCGCCACCGCGACCCAACTGCAAGGCAAGGAACTGTCGTACAACAATGTGGCCGACACCGACGCCGCGCTGGAATGCGTGAAGAGCTTCGTCAAGCCAGCCTGTGTAATCGTCAAGCACGCCAACCCGTGCGGCGTGGCTGTCAGCCCTGATGCCGAAGGCGGCATCCGCAAGGCCTACGACCTGGCCTACGCCACCGACACCGAGTCGGCCTTCGGCGGCATCATCGCCTTCAACCGCGAACTGGACGCCGAGACCGCCAAGGCCATCGTCGAGCGTCAGTTCGTCGAAGTGATCATTGCCCCGAGCGTCAGCGAAGAAGCCCGCGCCATCGTCGCGGCCAAAGCCAACGTGCGCCTGCTGGCGTGCGGCGAGTGGTCGGCCGATCGTGCCGCTGCCTGGGACTACAAGCGCGTCAACGGTGGCCTGCTGGTGCAGAGCCGCGACATCGGCATGATCGGTGCCGATGACCTGAAAGTCGTGACCAAGCGCGCACCGACCGAACAGGAAATCCACGACCTGATCTTTGCCTGGAAAGTCGCCAAGTACGTCAAGTCCAACGCCATCGTCTACGCCAAGAACCGTCAGACCATCGGTGTCGGCGCAGGCCAGATGAGCCGTGTGAACTCGGCGCGCATTGCCGCGATCAAGGCTGAGCACGCTGGCTTGCAAGTACAGGGTGCAGTCATGGCATCGGACGCATTTTTCCCGTTCCGCGACGGTATCGACAACGCGGCCAAGGCCGGCATCACTGCGGTGATCCAGCCGGGTGGCTCGATGCGTGACAATGAAGTGATTGCAGCGGCAGACGAAGCCGGCATCGCGATGGTGTTCACCGGCATGCGCCACTTCCGTCACTAA
- the fis gene encoding DNA-binding transcriptional regulator Fis yields MTMMTETLVSGTAPVSDNVNLKQHLNTPSEEGQTLRGSVEKALHNYFAHLEGAAVTDVYNLVLSEVEAPLLECVMNYVKGNQTKASEMLGLNRGTLRKKLKQYDLL; encoded by the coding sequence ATGACGATGATGACCGAGACTTTAGTGAGTGGAACTGCACCCGTGAGCGACAACGTGAATTTGAAACAGCACCTCAATACCCCAAGCGAAGAAGGCCAGACCCTTCGCGGGAGTGTCGAGAAAGCGCTGCACAATTATTTCGCCCACCTTGAGGGCGCTGCCGTCACGGATGTGTACAACCTGGTGCTCTCCGAAGTCGAGGCTCCCCTGCTCGAGTGCGTAATGAACTACGTCAAGGGCAACCAGACCAAGGCCAGCGAGATGCTCGGACTCAACCGGGGCACGCTGCGCAAGAAACTCAAGCAGTACGATTTGCTGTAA
- the dusB gene encoding tRNA dihydrouridine synthase DusB, with the protein MSAVRIGPYTLNNSLILAPMAGVTDQPFRQLCKRLGAGLVVSEMVTSDMSLWNTRKSRMRMIHEGDPEPRSVQIAGGDAQMLADAARANVELGAQIIDINMGCPAKKVCNKAAGSALLKDEALVTEILQAVVAAVDVPVTLKIRTGWDRDNKNGLTVAKIAEQAGITALAVHGRTRADLYTGEAEYDTIAAIKQAVSIPVFANGDIDSPEKARYVLDATGVDGLLIGRAAQGRPWIFREIDHFLRTGEKLPALELIEVERILLEHLAALHAFYGDVMGVRIARKHVGWYLATLPGAREFRAHFNRLEDTEAQCANVQAFFAERYKSLTGDGEGVAA; encoded by the coding sequence ATGTCGGCGGTACGCATCGGCCCATACACACTGAACAACAGCTTGATTCTCGCCCCCATGGCGGGCGTCACCGACCAGCCCTTTCGTCAGCTGTGCAAGCGTTTGGGCGCCGGGCTAGTAGTCTCGGAAATGGTCACCAGCGACATGAGTTTATGGAACACCCGCAAATCGCGGATGCGCATGATCCACGAAGGTGATCCCGAGCCACGCTCGGTACAGATCGCCGGTGGCGACGCGCAGATGCTGGCGGATGCGGCTCGAGCCAACGTCGAGCTGGGCGCCCAGATTATTGATATCAACATGGGCTGTCCGGCAAAGAAGGTCTGCAACAAGGCCGCCGGCTCCGCACTGCTGAAGGATGAAGCACTGGTAACCGAGATCCTGCAGGCCGTCGTGGCTGCGGTCGATGTGCCGGTTACCCTGAAGATCCGTACCGGCTGGGACCGGGACAACAAGAACGGCCTGACGGTGGCGAAGATCGCCGAACAGGCAGGCATCACGGCGCTGGCGGTCCATGGTCGCACCCGTGCCGACCTGTACACCGGTGAAGCCGAGTACGACACCATCGCCGCGATCAAGCAGGCGGTGTCGATACCGGTCTTTGCCAATGGCGATATCGATTCGCCGGAAAAAGCCCGGTACGTGCTCGACGCGACCGGTGTCGATGGCCTGTTGATTGGCCGGGCTGCCCAGGGGCGGCCGTGGATTTTTCGCGAGATCGATCATTTCCTGCGTACCGGCGAGAAGCTCCCGGCGCTGGAACTGATCGAGGTGGAACGCATTCTGCTAGAGCATCTTGCTGCGCTGCACGCCTTCTATGGAGACGTGATGGGCGTACGCATTGCTCGAAAGCATGTGGGCTGGTATCTCGCAACCCTGCCGGGCGCCAGGGAGTTTCGCGCCCACTTCAATCGTTTGGAAGATACGGAAGCACAATGCGCCAACGTTCAGGCCTTCTTCGCCGAACGTTACAAGAGCCTGACAGGGGACGGAGAAGGGGTGGCCGCATGA